The proteins below come from a single Corynebacterium glyciniphilum AJ 3170 genomic window:
- a CDS encoding UvrD-helicase domain-containing protein translates to MGTIGPNELSMMLGQQFGPTPQQAAVIGADPGPTLVVAGAGAGKTETMAARVVWLVANGLVAPEQVLGLTFTRKAARELGQRIRRRLQTLADSGFLDTLPVDDPRHEALHNIIPTVSTYDAYAGSVVREYGLLLPMEPAGRIISDTERWMIARDVVSDWPTGFTTSRSLPSIIDDMLDLSDEMDNHLVGADRVAEECRVTAAEIDGLPDRDGKALKGVDTTLEAINGALTYRQELLGLVAAYRDTLSERNLMTFGQQMSKAAQLVQSHDRVGEAQRRRFRVVMLDEYQDTGHAQRVLLQNLFGNGTDPALTVTAVGDPMQSIYGFRGATAANLAHFRTDFPTATGPAPTLELTTSWRNPARVLDLANTVSRWSMNTDSPMVSPLSARPGAGTGEVKLGWFDTREEELDWLADDLAARYREHREQKADGGAPFSAAVLLRKNADAQPIHDLLRARGVPVDMTAGPGLLDVPEVADVFATLRVLVDPGDDIAVLRLITGVRWNIGAADVLALARRVDQLSRRDGRAVSGDAAVSSDESTGASGFTALVTEQAGDSPALATVRRRLAEIDRDSHRVSVGLAEALADLRGMEDFGMSTEGARRLGELGRELRFLRRHSLAKPLTDLVADIENMTGVRTEVLTRYHRSTDRSIGTSHLDKFAEVVRSFSELSASSPAALVDYLRSASAREKGLDPGEVEVRTDCVQLLTVHKAKGLEWEIVAVPHATRKTYADAVKRPGVTSWTTNARILPSGLRGDAATGPDDVTGAPVLDLSDVEDRKGVVEAQDRFKVELGVHGAQEDDRLFYVAVTRSEQTLLVSGAAFNNADKKPVDPSVALTLLRDRARASHPESIVTWSDLGMEYSKTELRRLENGPHHREDQVMVPDNPAARNDLIAEVHRDAPAAPTAVWPRPVLTDPEREGAAAVADGIRRVRAARAGIAAEEPGRRAPDAGTLADQWEQETSVLIDEYRAGAVPEVVVPLGTRLTATEAVSLSRDRAEFARRRRRPVPMEPRPYTKRGTAFHNWVEKQYGVASLLDEDELPGAADATLTDPALDHLKQRFLDSEWAQRTPETVEGAYSVTLAGHVFEGRIDAVFRDGDGWFVVDWKTGRRPSGAELASAELQLAVYRLAWAKVQSVRLGRPVPPESVRAAFHYVLANETYEPGTLPTSAQLAALIGQDHGDGAEGSGDREGQQW, encoded by the coding sequence GTGGGCACGATCGGCCCGAACGAATTGTCGATGATGCTGGGCCAGCAGTTCGGCCCCACACCGCAGCAGGCAGCCGTCATCGGAGCGGATCCAGGACCGACGCTTGTCGTCGCCGGTGCGGGTGCAGGAAAGACCGAGACGATGGCGGCACGCGTCGTCTGGCTCGTCGCCAACGGACTCGTCGCCCCGGAACAGGTTCTCGGGCTGACGTTCACGAGGAAAGCGGCGCGGGAACTGGGACAACGGATCCGCCGCCGGCTGCAGACACTGGCCGACTCGGGTTTTCTCGACACCCTCCCCGTGGACGATCCCCGCCATGAGGCGCTGCACAACATCATCCCCACGGTGTCCACCTACGACGCCTACGCCGGATCGGTCGTGCGCGAATACGGCCTTCTCCTGCCGATGGAGCCCGCCGGGCGCATCATCTCCGACACGGAACGGTGGATGATCGCCCGCGACGTCGTCAGCGACTGGCCGACCGGATTCACCACCTCCCGGTCACTGCCGTCGATCATTGACGACATGCTGGACCTCTCCGACGAGATGGACAACCACCTCGTCGGTGCCGACCGGGTCGCCGAGGAATGTCGTGTCACCGCTGCGGAGATCGACGGACTGCCCGACCGGGACGGCAAGGCGCTCAAGGGCGTCGACACCACTCTGGAGGCGATCAACGGTGCCCTGACCTACCGTCAGGAACTGTTGGGCCTGGTCGCCGCCTACCGGGACACCCTCAGTGAACGTAACCTGATGACCTTTGGACAGCAGATGTCCAAGGCGGCCCAGCTCGTCCAGTCCCATGACCGTGTCGGAGAGGCGCAGCGCCGCCGTTTCCGGGTTGTGATGCTCGACGAGTACCAGGACACCGGCCACGCCCAACGGGTGCTGCTGCAGAACCTCTTCGGCAATGGCACTGATCCCGCACTCACCGTCACCGCTGTGGGCGACCCGATGCAGTCCATCTACGGTTTCCGCGGTGCGACCGCCGCCAACCTCGCCCATTTCCGCACTGATTTCCCGACCGCCACCGGTCCCGCACCGACACTCGAACTCACCACCTCCTGGCGTAATCCCGCGCGGGTCCTGGACCTGGCGAACACGGTGTCGCGGTGGTCGATGAACACCGACAGCCCTATGGTGTCGCCGCTGTCGGCGCGTCCCGGGGCCGGCACCGGGGAGGTGAAGCTCGGCTGGTTCGACACCCGTGAAGAGGAACTCGACTGGCTCGCCGATGACCTGGCGGCCCGTTACCGGGAGCACCGGGAACAGAAGGCGGACGGTGGCGCACCGTTCTCCGCCGCTGTCCTGTTGCGGAAGAACGCCGACGCTCAACCGATCCATGACCTGTTGCGTGCCAGGGGCGTTCCCGTCGACATGACGGCCGGGCCCGGGCTGCTCGACGTCCCCGAGGTCGCAGACGTCTTCGCCACCCTCCGGGTCCTCGTCGACCCCGGTGACGACATTGCCGTACTCCGGCTGATTACCGGGGTGCGCTGGAACATCGGCGCGGCCGATGTACTCGCTCTAGCCCGACGCGTCGACCAGCTCTCACGACGGGACGGCCGCGCGGTCAGTGGTGACGCCGCCGTATCCTCGGACGAGTCGACCGGGGCGAGCGGCTTCACCGCCTTGGTCACTGAGCAGGCCGGTGACTCCCCGGCGTTGGCGACCGTGCGCCGCAGACTCGCCGAGATCGACCGCGACAGTCACAGAGTGTCGGTCGGCCTGGCCGAGGCATTGGCTGACCTGCGCGGTATGGAGGACTTCGGGATGTCCACCGAGGGCGCCCGACGTCTCGGCGAACTCGGGCGGGAACTGCGGTTCCTACGGCGGCATTCCTTGGCGAAACCGCTCACGGACCTCGTCGCCGACATCGAGAACATGACCGGGGTCCGCACCGAAGTCCTGACCCGCTACCACCGCAGTACCGACCGGTCGATCGGCACCAGTCACCTCGACAAGTTCGCCGAGGTCGTCCGGTCGTTCTCCGAACTCAGCGCATCGAGCCCTGCTGCCCTGGTCGACTATCTGCGCTCGGCCTCCGCCAGGGAGAAAGGGCTCGATCCCGGGGAAGTGGAGGTGCGGACCGACTGCGTCCAGCTGCTCACCGTGCACAAGGCCAAGGGGCTGGAGTGGGAGATCGTCGCCGTCCCCCACGCCACCCGGAAGACCTACGCCGACGCCGTCAAACGTCCCGGCGTGACGTCCTGGACGACCAATGCACGGATCCTGCCGTCAGGGTTGCGCGGGGACGCCGCCACTGGTCCGGACGACGTCACCGGTGCACCGGTGCTCGATCTCAGCGATGTCGAGGACCGTAAGGGCGTGGTTGAGGCGCAGGACAGGTTCAAGGTCGAGCTCGGTGTGCACGGTGCGCAGGAGGACGACCGCCTGTTCTACGTCGCAGTCACCCGCAGCGAACAGACCCTCCTGGTCAGTGGGGCGGCGTTCAACAACGCCGACAAGAAGCCCGTGGACCCCTCGGTTGCGCTCACCCTTCTGCGCGACCGTGCCAGGGCCAGTCACCCGGAGTCCATCGTCACCTGGTCTGACCTGGGCATGGAATACTCCAAGACAGAGCTCCGGCGCCTGGAGAACGGCCCGCACCACCGGGAAGACCAGGTGATGGTGCCGGACAACCCGGCCGCACGCAATGATCTCATCGCCGAGGTGCACCGTGACGCGCCTGCTGCGCCGACGGCGGTGTGGCCGCGTCCCGTCCTCACAGATCCGGAGCGGGAGGGGGCAGCGGCCGTGGCGGACGGCATCCGGAGGGTTCGGGCGGCGCGTGCAGGCATCGCCGCCGAGGAGCCGGGCCGACGCGCCCCGGACGCAGGCACGCTTGCGGACCAGTGGGAGCAGGAGACCAGCGTGCTGATTGACGAGTACCGTGCCGGTGCTGTCCCCGAGGTCGTCGTTCCGCTGGGCACCCGTCTCACTGCGACCGAAGCGGTCTCATTGTCTCGCGACCGTGCCGAGTTCGCCCGACGCCGACGGCGTCCGGTGCCGATGGAGCCGCGCCCGTACACGAAGAGGGGTACCGCGTTCCACAACTGGGTCGAGAAGCAGTACGGCGTCGCGAGCCTCCTCGACGAGGACGAGCTGCCCGGCGCCGCAGACGCGACCCTGACCGACCCTGCGCTGGACCATCTCAAGCAACGCTTCCTCGACAGCGAGTGGGCGCAGCGCACACCCGAGACCGTGGAAGGAGCCTACTCCGTCACCCTCGCCGGTCACGTGTTCGAGGGACGTATCGACGCTGTGTTCCGGGACGGGGACGGGTGGTTCGTCGTCGACTGGAAGACGGGACGCCGCCCCAGTGGTGCTGAACTCGCCTCCGCCGAGCTGCAACTGGCCGTCTACCGTCTGGCGTGGGCGAAAGTTCAGTCGGTCCGACTGGGACGTCCGGTGCCTCCGGAGTCGGTCCGGGCCGCCTTCCACTACGTGCTCGCCAATGAGACCTATGAACCGGGTACACTGCCGACATCAGCGCAACTGGCCGCACTGATCGGTCAGGACCACGGCGACGGTGCAGAGGGTAGCGGAGACAGGGAGGGGCAGCAGTGGTGA
- a CDS encoding potassium channel family protein, translating into MNDRLRDRFRSDSDIDALPPRSLIKIINIPASAPVSPWWLISRRMIYALALIFVSSAVVYIDRDGYTGVVTFLDAVYYSAVSLSTTGYGDITPVTQSARLVNILVITPMRVIFLILLVGTTLSVLTEESRKTLQIRRWRRHMRNHTVVIGYGTKGRAATTALLADGVPSSQIVVVDSDPEALTHASSRGLVTVQGQATRSDVLKLAGVTRARAVVVAPNQDDTAVLITLSVREIAASATIVASVRESENSHLLRQSGADSVVVSSETAGRMLGLATVSPSVTGMMEDLLSPDEGFSVAERVVGEDEVGGNPRNLEDIVLGVVRSGVLYRVDSSEAETVEPGDRLLYIRRITGGPDTN; encoded by the coding sequence GTGAATGACAGGCTCAGAGACCGGTTCCGGTCCGACTCGGACATCGACGCCCTCCCACCACGGTCACTGATCAAGATCATCAACATCCCGGCCAGTGCGCCGGTCAGTCCGTGGTGGTTGATCAGTCGACGGATGATCTACGCCCTCGCTCTGATCTTCGTCTCCTCGGCCGTGGTCTACATCGACCGGGACGGTTATACCGGCGTGGTCACCTTCCTCGACGCTGTCTACTATTCAGCGGTGTCCCTGTCCACGACCGGCTACGGTGACATCACACCGGTCACCCAGTCTGCACGGCTGGTCAACATCCTCGTCATCACACCGATGCGGGTCATCTTCCTGATCCTCCTGGTCGGCACGACACTGTCGGTGCTGACCGAGGAATCCCGTAAGACCCTGCAGATCCGCCGTTGGAGAAGGCACATGCGCAATCACACCGTCGTCATCGGGTACGGGACCAAAGGCCGGGCGGCGACGACCGCACTGCTCGCCGACGGCGTACCGTCCTCGCAGATCGTCGTCGTCGACTCTGACCCCGAGGCGCTCACCCACGCGTCCTCCCGGGGTCTGGTCACTGTCCAGGGGCAGGCCACGCGCTCGGACGTCCTGAAGCTGGCGGGTGTGACCCGCGCCAGGGCCGTGGTCGTGGCACCCAACCAGGACGATACGGCCGTGCTGATCACGCTGTCGGTGCGGGAGATCGCCGCCTCGGCGACGATCGTGGCCTCGGTCCGGGAGTCGGAGAACTCCCACCTGCTGCGACAGTCGGGAGCGGACTCCGTTGTCGTCTCTTCCGAGACCGCCGGGCGCATGCTGGGACTGGCCACCGTCAGCCCGTCGGTGACCGGCATGATGGAAGATCTGCTCAGTCCGGACGAAGGATTCTCTGTCGCTGAGCGGGTGGTCGGGGAGGACGAGGTGGGCGGCAACCCCCGCAATCTCGAGGACATCGTCCTCGGTGTGGTGCGGTCGGGCGTGCTCTACCGGGTCGATTCCTCGGAGGCAGAAACCGTGGAACCTGGCGACAGGCTGCTCTACATCCGCCGCATCACCGGTGGCCCCGACACCAACTGA
- a CDS encoding ATP-dependent DNA helicase UvrD2 — translation MSGRLDQLNLDALDPEQLRAATAPRGPVSIIAGAGTGKTRTITHRIAHLVSGGFVNPDHVLAVTFTNRAAAELRERLTMMGVARVQAKTFHAAAMHQLRYFWPKVMGDTPWELLDSKFPLVARITRAVGLEPDRTLLADLLGEIEWSKASLIAPTSYPSHIGPDRRDCPVEPEKFVKIFEGYEQAKATPDRVLLDFDDLLQSMAGLLESEVGVADEFRERYRTFVVDEYQDVTPLQQRLLDAWLGDRDDLTVVGDANQTIYSFNGATPDHLLRFSTRFPDSTTVRLHRDYRSTPQVVDLANRVIGQAKGRAAGTRLVLEGQRPPGPDPEFSEYPDETVEADDVARRIAELIKQGVPAAEIAVLYRINAQSAAFEYALDQAGIAYQVKGGDGFFQRAEIRQAVQALGQAARKVQARAQDGSQDQSTGNLVDQVRAVLLPVGLTPAEPEGAQERQRWQSLSALADLAGELTATTPGLDLPGLMGLLKERAQAKNPPRMQGVTLASIHAAKGLEWDAVFLVGLVDGTLPIRHALKGSHSEDAIEEERRLLYVGVTRAREHLHLSWSQARQPGGKATRRRTRFLDGMVPWEAERAAEQKARQSTAGQKGSKSKPRDSCDTCGARLTTPEQRILGLCDAHAGDIDQVLVTELRSWRSTMAKSRDVPAYVVMSDATLRAVCHRAPTTAQELVQVPGIGPMKVEQFGEDILGIIRNFR, via the coding sequence GTGTCAGGACGACTCGACCAGCTCAACCTGGATGCACTGGACCCCGAACAGCTCCGGGCGGCTACCGCTCCCCGTGGTCCGGTGAGCATCATCGCTGGAGCCGGAACCGGCAAGACCCGGACGATTACCCACCGCATCGCCCACCTGGTGTCCGGGGGGTTCGTCAACCCCGACCACGTCCTGGCGGTGACCTTCACCAACCGGGCGGCGGCAGAACTGCGGGAGCGGCTCACCATGATGGGTGTGGCTCGGGTGCAGGCGAAGACGTTCCACGCGGCGGCGATGCACCAGTTGCGCTACTTCTGGCCCAAGGTCATGGGCGACACACCCTGGGAACTACTGGATTCCAAGTTCCCACTGGTCGCCAGGATCACCCGCGCCGTCGGGCTTGAACCCGACCGTACGCTGCTGGCCGACCTGCTCGGTGAGATCGAGTGGTCCAAGGCGTCGCTGATCGCGCCGACGTCCTACCCGTCACATATCGGCCCGGACCGCCGGGACTGCCCGGTCGAGCCCGAGAAGTTCGTGAAGATCTTCGAGGGGTACGAGCAGGCCAAGGCCACGCCGGACCGGGTGCTGCTCGATTTCGATGATCTCCTGCAGTCCATGGCAGGTCTGCTCGAGTCGGAGGTCGGTGTCGCCGATGAGTTCCGGGAGCGTTACCGCACGTTCGTCGTCGACGAGTACCAGGACGTGACGCCCCTGCAACAGCGGCTGTTGGACGCCTGGCTCGGTGACCGGGACGATCTCACGGTCGTTGGCGACGCTAACCAGACGATCTACTCCTTCAACGGTGCGACCCCGGACCACCTGCTGAGGTTCTCCACGAGGTTCCCTGACTCCACCACGGTCCGCCTGCACCGCGACTACCGTTCCACGCCGCAGGTCGTCGATCTGGCGAACCGGGTCATCGGTCAGGCCAAGGGCCGGGCGGCAGGCACCCGCCTGGTCCTGGAGGGACAGCGACCACCAGGCCCGGATCCCGAGTTCTCCGAGTACCCGGACGAGACCGTCGAGGCCGACGACGTGGCCCGTCGCATTGCTGAGCTCATCAAGCAGGGGGTGCCTGCTGCGGAGATCGCGGTGCTCTACCGCATCAACGCCCAGTCGGCGGCCTTCGAGTATGCTCTCGACCAGGCGGGTATCGCCTACCAGGTCAAGGGGGGCGACGGCTTCTTTCAGCGCGCTGAGATCCGACAGGCGGTGCAGGCGCTCGGTCAGGCGGCACGAAAGGTGCAGGCACGTGCCCAGGATGGATCGCAGGACCAGTCCACGGGGAACCTTGTCGACCAGGTCCGGGCCGTCCTGCTGCCCGTCGGCCTGACCCCGGCCGAGCCCGAGGGTGCCCAGGAACGTCAGCGGTGGCAGTCGTTGAGTGCTCTGGCGGATCTGGCCGGTGAACTGACGGCCACCACACCGGGGCTCGACCTTCCGGGGCTGATGGGGCTGCTCAAGGAACGCGCCCAGGCGAAGAATCCACCCCGGATGCAGGGCGTGACCCTGGCCAGTATCCACGCGGCGAAGGGGCTCGAATGGGACGCGGTGTTCCTTGTGGGCCTCGTCGACGGGACGCTTCCCATCCGGCACGCACTCAAGGGCTCGCATTCAGAGGATGCGATCGAGGAAGAACGCCGGCTCCTCTATGTCGGGGTCACCCGTGCCCGGGAACATCTTCACCTGTCGTGGTCACAGGCCCGGCAGCCTGGCGGCAAGGCGACCCGGCGCCGGACACGTTTCCTCGACGGCATGGTCCCCTGGGAGGCAGAACGTGCTGCGGAACAGAAGGCCCGGCAGTCGACCGCGGGTCAGAAAGGCTCGAAGTCGAAGCCACGGGATTCCTGTGACACCTGTGGGGCTCGCCTGACCACCCCGGAACAGCGCATCCTCGGGCTGTGTGACGCCCACGCCGGGGACATCGACCAGGTTCTGGTCACCGAGCTGCGTAGTTGGCGTAGCACCATGGCGAAGTCGCGTGACGTCCCCGCCTATGTCGTGATGAGTGACGCGACGTTGCGTGCGGTCTGCCACCGGGCACCGACCACGGCGCAGGAGCTCGTCCAGGTGCCGGGGATCGGTCCGATGAAGGTCGAGCAGTTCGGGGAGGACATCCTCGGCATCATCCGTAACTTCCGCTGA
- a CDS encoding TOMM precursor leader peptide-binding protein: protein MTSTVVGGDNMVILRDATSLILRSPHHLQFGTLPGHSLVLTMPTGVSANQVMLVLRETMRPVAAGELVTRLGYCGFTAEHAAGVVDDLRTAGLLRPVPATGTTVHVTGPAAMASTVLQDLMRRGVTAAAVTPGAPAFGRLGPSSLVVLAGQLFPPQDVTHRLMVQGVPHLPCGVVDGNVVVGPLVRPGDTPCLTCLDTQLLGEDPDWRLIRAQSPGSVGRPGSGMTEVASAVVADVVRDALGPGMSLSDWTPEGLGTRRFLDPVDLTTSRTLPLRLPGCPSCQAAPAR from the coding sequence ATGACATCGACCGTTGTCGGGGGCGACAACATGGTGATACTGAGGGACGCCACCTCGCTGATCCTGCGCTCCCCACACCACCTCCAGTTCGGGACGTTGCCGGGACACTCTCTGGTCCTCACGATGCCGACCGGGGTCTCAGCCAACCAGGTCATGCTCGTCCTCCGGGAGACGATGCGACCTGTCGCGGCGGGCGAGCTGGTGACGCGGCTCGGGTACTGTGGCTTCACCGCCGAGCACGCCGCCGGCGTCGTTGATGACCTGAGGACCGCCGGTCTCCTCCGGCCTGTCCCCGCCACCGGCACGACAGTCCATGTCACCGGCCCAGCCGCCATGGCCTCCACCGTCCTGCAGGACCTGATGCGCCGCGGCGTCACCGCCGCCGCAGTCACCCCCGGGGCTCCGGCCTTCGGACGGTTGGGGCCCTCGTCCCTGGTGGTTCTCGCCGGACAGTTGTTCCCGCCGCAGGACGTCACCCATCGGCTCATGGTCCAGGGAGTACCACACCTGCCCTGTGGTGTGGTCGACGGCAACGTGGTGGTCGGTCCGCTGGTTCGTCCGGGAGACACACCGTGTCTGACGTGCCTGGACACCCAGCTCCTGGGGGAAGACCCTGACTGGCGGCTCATCCGCGCCCAGTCCCCCGGCAGCGTCGGTCGCCCGGGGTCAGGGATGACCGAGGTCGCGTCGGCCGTCGTCGCCGACGTCGTCCGGGATGCGCTGGGGCCCGGGATGTCACTGTCAGACTGGACACCGGAGGGACTGGGCACGCGACGGTTCCTCGATCCGGTGGATCTGACCACGTCGAGGACCCTTCCGTTGCGTCTCCCCGGATGTCCGTCGTGCCAGGCGGCTCCTGCGCGGTGA
- a CDS encoding M48 metallopeptidase family protein translates to MAGRRRTPTRAQLEVVDDFAPDVEIRLSARRERTIAGRMERGRVIVLAPMSMDATNLRRSTSDLVERVRRRNSAAAGQASDDDLMLRAAELNDKYLEGRAEFRSVRWVGNMTRRWASCSVDSGRIRVSDRLKEVPGYVLDSVIIHELVHTWIPDHGPDFHAWAAKAPQAERAAGYLEAYGRWGVGRDDDSGDVD, encoded by the coding sequence ATGGCAGGACGGCGACGTACCCCCACAAGGGCTCAACTCGAGGTCGTCGATGATTTCGCCCCGGATGTCGAGATCCGGTTGTCCGCCCGTCGCGAGCGCACCATCGCCGGGAGGATGGAGCGGGGGAGAGTGATCGTGCTCGCCCCGATGTCCATGGATGCGACGAATCTGCGCCGTAGCACCTCTGACCTGGTCGAACGGGTGAGGCGGCGTAACAGTGCTGCGGCGGGCCAGGCATCCGACGATGACCTGATGCTGCGTGCGGCGGAACTCAACGACAAGTACCTGGAAGGACGTGCAGAGTTCCGGAGCGTGCGCTGGGTGGGGAACATGACACGGCGATGGGCCAGCTGTTCGGTCGACTCCGGCCGGATACGGGTCTCTGACCGGCTGAAGGAGGTTCCCGGCTATGTCCTTGACTCAGTGATCATCCATGAGCTGGTGCATACCTGGATTCCGGACCACGGACCTGATTTTCACGCGTGGGCGGCGAAAGCCCCACAGGCGGAACGCGCTGCGGGGTACCTGGAAGCCTATGGACGGTGGGGCGTCGGACGGGACGACGACTCCGGTGACGTGGACTGA
- a CDS encoding zinc-dependent metalloprotease produces the protein MSNFGFGFNGPDDESDDERRRRENENGNSGNDPFGFGANPFGMFFGPQGGQGGQGGQQGPGLGDILGQFGSMLSGFGKDMNSPDAQGPVNYALAERIARQQLSGSAAKSHPAAKDSQAVAESVRLVELWLDEATTLPAGATGSVAFTGSQWLDETLPRWKRVINPLAEKLGDATMEGMPEEIRSQMGPMMGIFSQVNGMNFGMQLGRALGELAGSVAMSTQWGIPLAEGSVAAIATDRLDDLSKKLGAERRETLIYLAAREAAHLRLFQHVPWLVERVILDVEEFATGLSLDNSALEEASQEFNPEMLGDPEKLQEMMSQLQNSDLSPTIVSSTDHARVRLETSLSLIEGWVDVVVGEALGERLPVASSIGAAWSVYRDNDQPGMESLVKTVGISLSAPKASEAAELWRRLTVAVGIERRDDVWNHPDFLPVDSDLDSPAGFIDSILASQEDVDGFDPIGEIERLEREINKGFDAPEDSDNDDNRDDDENRDDK, from the coding sequence ATGAGCAATTTCGGATTCGGTTTCAACGGTCCTGACGATGAGTCCGACGACGAGCGTCGACGGCGGGAGAACGAGAACGGAAACTCCGGGAACGATCCGTTCGGCTTCGGAGCCAACCCGTTCGGCATGTTCTTCGGCCCCCAGGGTGGCCAGGGGGGTCAGGGCGGCCAGCAGGGACCGGGTCTGGGAGACATCCTCGGTCAGTTCGGCTCAATGCTGAGCGGCTTCGGTAAAGACATGAACTCACCGGACGCGCAAGGGCCGGTCAATTACGCCCTCGCCGAGCGGATCGCACGCCAACAGCTCTCTGGCAGCGCGGCGAAGAGCCACCCCGCCGCAAAAGACAGCCAAGCCGTCGCCGAGTCCGTGCGGTTGGTGGAACTCTGGCTGGACGAAGCCACCACCCTCCCGGCCGGGGCCACGGGCTCCGTCGCTTTCACCGGGTCCCAGTGGTTGGACGAGACTCTCCCACGGTGGAAACGGGTCATCAATCCACTCGCCGAGAAACTGGGCGATGCAACCATGGAGGGGATGCCGGAGGAGATCCGCTCCCAGATGGGCCCCATGATGGGCATCTTCAGTCAGGTCAACGGCATGAATTTCGGTATGCAGCTGGGCCGCGCGCTGGGTGAGTTGGCCGGCAGTGTCGCGATGTCCACCCAATGGGGTATCCCGCTCGCAGAAGGCTCAGTCGCCGCCATCGCCACCGACCGGCTCGACGATCTGTCGAAGAAGCTCGGCGCCGAACGCCGGGAGACACTGATCTACCTCGCCGCCCGCGAAGCAGCTCACCTGCGGCTCTTCCAGCATGTTCCGTGGCTGGTGGAGCGGGTGATCCTCGATGTCGAGGAGTTCGCCACCGGTCTGAGCCTGGACAATTCCGCTCTCGAGGAAGCCAGTCAGGAATTCAATCCGGAGATGCTGGGCGACCCGGAGAAGCTCCAGGAGATGATGTCACAGCTGCAGAACTCCGACCTCTCCCCCACCATCGTCTCCTCCACTGATCACGCCCGCGTCCGACTCGAGACCAGCCTGTCGCTGATTGAGGGGTGGGTCGACGTCGTCGTCGGTGAAGCACTGGGCGAGCGGCTTCCCGTCGCGTCGAGCATCGGTGCCGCCTGGTCGGTCTACCGTGACAACGACCAGCCCGGGATGGAGTCCCTGGTGAAGACGGTGGGAATCAGCCTCTCTGCCCCGAAGGCCTCCGAGGCCGCTGAACTGTGGCGACGACTGACCGTGGCCGTAGGCATCGAACGCCGCGACGACGTCTGGAACCACCCCGACTTCCTTCCCGTCGACAGCGACCTCGATTCACCCGCCGGATTCATCGACTCCATCCTGGCTTCCCAGGAGGACGTTGACGGCTTCGATCCGATCGGCGAGATCGAGCGCCTCGAGCGTGAGATCAACAAGGGGTTCGACGCGCCGGAAGACAGTGACAACGACGACAACAGAGACGACGACGAGAACCGCGACGACAAGTAG
- a CDS encoding YlbL family protein, whose product MLPVVALAALLAIPTIPGTDVNLTVPFAAEGEGPTYDTLGEVNGTPVVDITGTDAELDDDLADSEGQLNMTTVAVRTKLSLAETMKRWLGSDDTIVPVEQVIPSDSTPEEVARRNAAAFAASESNATVAAMGYLDRPLETTVYEIADDAPAAGALRENDVITAVDDTDVTLPAEVADAVAEHAPGDDVELTVRRGQDEVTESVTLGEVPEELRTNSAATAAEDAGESDRAYLGVTMVAQPAGDLKVRYNLKDIGGPSAGLMFSLAVVDKLSPGDISGGKFVAGTGTISADGSVGPIGGITHKIAAAQHAGAEVFLVPSGNCSEATGRSYDGDIDLLSVDSLDGAVDAMEKYNNGGDAPTCG is encoded by the coding sequence TTGCTTCCGGTGGTTGCACTGGCGGCGTTGCTCGCGATTCCGACGATTCCGGGAACCGATGTGAACCTGACCGTTCCTTTTGCGGCGGAAGGCGAGGGGCCGACCTACGACACGCTGGGTGAGGTCAACGGGACGCCCGTGGTGGACATCACCGGCACCGATGCGGAACTGGACGACGACCTGGCAGATTCCGAGGGCCAGCTCAATATGACGACCGTCGCGGTGAGGACCAAACTCAGTCTCGCTGAAACGATGAAGCGGTGGCTGGGCAGCGATGACACCATTGTTCCGGTCGAGCAGGTCATCCCCTCTGATTCGACACCGGAGGAAGTCGCCCGCCGGAACGCCGCCGCATTCGCGGCATCGGAGTCCAACGCGACCGTCGCTGCGATGGGCTACCTCGACCGGCCGCTGGAAACCACCGTCTACGAGATCGCCGACGATGCGCCGGCTGCCGGGGCGCTGCGTGAGAACGACGTCATCACCGCCGTGGACGACACGGACGTGACGCTGCCTGCCGAGGTCGCTGACGCCGTCGCCGAGCACGCCCCGGGTGACGACGTCGAGCTGACGGTACGGCGCGGGCAGGACGAGGTCACCGAATCCGTGACCCTCGGCGAGGTGCCGGAGGAACTGCGGACGAACTCCGCGGCGACAGCGGCTGAGGACGCCGGTGAGTCCGACAGGGCGTACCTGGGGGTCACGATGGTGGCCCAGCCCGCCGGGGACCTGAAGGTCCGTTACAACCTGAAGGATATCGGCGGGCCGAGCGCCGGGCTGATGTTCTCGCTCGCCGTCGTCGACAAACTCTCCCCGGGCGACATCAGTGGTGGGAAGTTCGTCGCCGGTACCGGCACGATCTCGGCGGACGGCTCCGTGGGGCCGATCGGCGGAATCACCCACAAGATCGCTGCCGCCCAGCACGCCGGCGCCGAAGTCTTCCTGGTTCCGTCCGGCAACTGCAGTGAGGCGACGGGGAGGTCCTACGACGGGGACATCGACCTGTTGTCGGTCGACTCCCTTGACGGCGCGGTGGACGCGATGGAGAAGTACAACAACGGGGGAGATGCGCCCACCTGCGGCTGA